The sequence TGCATGTCAAAGTTGAACCTGCTATGATACAGATACGATAAAGACTGATAGTGAGTAAGCCTATGAAGCCACGAATACTATTTCTGCTCAGTTGCTGGTTGTGGTTGGGATGTTTACTCATACTTGCGGGTTGTATCGATCTGGCCGCCGCTCTCCCACCCACACCTAGCCCATTTCCTACTATTCCTCGTTTGCCTACTGTCACACCCATCACCCCCGAACCGGTTCGTACATCGGTGATCATTGTGCTAGGGCCATCAGCAACCCCTCCTCCGACGGTTAACCCATTACGCGGTCGGGTTCGGGTGGAAGCGAATGTACGCCGTGGGCCGGGAACATCGTTTCAGGTCATTACTGTGTTGCCGGCGAATACGGAAGTGGTACTGGAAGGGCAACGTGCCAACTGGTATATGGTGCGCCTCAGCGATGGTCAGAGTGGTTGGATGTCGGCAACTGTGCTTGAGGTGGCTCCTGATGTGGCAGCACTCGTGCCGGTAGTTGCACCGTAAGGGTGTCACTATGTGACGCAGAACGCAACTTAAGAGCGGCGCAGCGGCTGCACCCGTACATCGGCATGCATCGATCAGGGTGCAGCAACGCTACGCCTGTACATCCATTGATGGGTTTCATCCGTTGGAACGTGAGACGATGATTCTGTCACCTAGGTGCGCGGGCCTCCGGCCCGTATGGGGCGCACCTCGCCTAGTATCATCTTTCATCGCTCAGCGCCAATCCGAATCATCCATCATCACTTCGTGACCGATGCACTTTGGTGATGGATGCCTGCCAATGGTCACAGAGCGCCTATCCGACCTATTC comes from Chloroflexus sp. Y-396-1 and encodes:
- a CDS encoding SH3 domain-containing protein gives rise to the protein MKPRILFLLSCWLWLGCLLILAGCIDLAAALPPTPSPFPTIPRLPTVTPITPEPVRTSVIIVLGPSATPPPTVNPLRGRVRVEANVRRGPGTSFQVITVLPANTEVVLEGQRANWYMVRLSDGQSGWMSATVLEVAPDVAALVPVVAP